A window of the Fusarium poae strain DAOMC 252244 chromosome 3, whole genome shotgun sequence genome harbors these coding sequences:
- a CDS encoding hypothetical protein (TransMembrane:1 (o406-426i)) has protein sequence MPWEEVYSVTGFPTAIDINQGPLAKFYRSAEAFRLDIHHALFDEWSLDLLLAQVQRAYSGGSLEMKAFSPFVRHLLEQDQMSSETFWRQQFSGLGAAHFPATASKAGTTTKTIVLECNLPFDVEMSTKYTLSSVVRLAWAILLWQQTGSEDVVFGATVSGRNANVDGIDQISGPTLATLPIRIKLPIETSVQEGLAVVQDQFVSMIPHEQMGLSRIRQFGKEAIEACNFQNLLVVQPHEQKMESSVFLSSTGDASSLDNAKAFASYPLVLTCRPDEDRINFKVAFDSDLITSETGESLLRQLSHVVRQIMTSGSVAIKDISLVPPQDIEKLRGWDHAVPTPVEICIHHRIRQLSTAHPDALAVHSMDLDLTYRQVEDYSNHFACHLISRGVKQGDFVPVTIERSPWAPVIMLAVLKTGAAFVLLDLSHPIQRLRTMCSMVDANILVTFEQTKHIGDKLSLAITTFDPTAYLEGQDFKSLPPAIFPHPDSPACVVFSSGSTGVPKGIVLPHGAIATSATVMREHGNLTANSRVFHFASFAFDISIGEILFTLAAGACICVPQEQERRDNPAKAAGDLKATWALLTPSVINLFDPTDVPTLET, from the coding sequence ATGCCCTGGGAAGAAGTTTATTCGGTGACAGGCTTTCCAACGGCTATTGATATCAACCAAGGTCCTCTTGCCAAGTTCTATCGAAGTGCTGAGGCTTTCCGTCTGGACATTCACCATGCTTTGTTCGACGAATGGTCTCTGGATCTACTTCTCGCGCAAGTCCAGAGAGCTTACTCGGGAGGGAGTCTGGAGATGAAGGCGTTCAGTCCATTCGTGAGACATTTACTCGAGCAAGACCAGATGAGCTCCGAGACATTTTGGCGACAGCAATTTTCTGGCCTGGGGGCAGCGCATTTTCCCGCCACTGCTTCGAAGGCAGGAACTACAACCAAGACAATTGTGCTTGAATGCAATCTGCCGTTCGATGTCGAGATGTCGACCAAGTACACTCTTTCTTCCGTTGTTCGACTTGCGTGGGCCATTCTTTTATGGCAACAGACAGGTTCTGAGGATGTCGTGTTTGGCGCAACTGTTAGTGGTCGAAATGCCAATGTCGATGGTATTGATCAGATTAGCGGACCAACCTTGGCAACTCTGCCTATTCGTATCAAGCTACCGATTGAGACTTCTGTTCAAGAAGGTTTAGCAGTGGTTCAGGATCAGTTCGTCAGCATGATTCCACATGAGCAAATGGGTCTGTCTCGCATTCGACAATTTGGAAAAGAAGCCATTGAAGCATGCAACTTCCAGAATCTTCTTGTTGTGCAACCGCATGAACAGAAGATGGAGTCTTCCGTGTTTCTGTCTTCAACTGGTGATGCCTCTTCTTTGGATAACGCCAAGGCATTTGCAAGCTATCCACTAGTCCTGACATGTCGGCCAGATGAAGACCGGATCAACTTCAAAGTGGCATTTGACTCTGACTTGATCACTTCAGAGACTGGTGAGAGTCTTCTCAGACAGCTATCTCACGTTGTGAGACAGATCATGACATCTGGATCTGTGGCTATCAAGGATATCAGCTTGGTTCCTCCGCAGGATATTGAGAAATTGCGAGGATGGGACCATGCAGTCCCGACACCTGTCGAGATATGTATTCACCATCGTATTCGACAGCTTTCCACAGCCCATCCAGATGCACTTGCAGTCCACTCCATGGATCTTGACTTGACGTACCGACAAGTCGAGGACTATTCAAACCACTTTGCATGCCATCTGATCAGTCGAGGCGTCAAGCAAGGTGATTTTGTACCCGTCACGATAGAGCGATCACCATGGGCCCCAGTGATTATGCTCGCAGTCCTCAAGACGGGAGCCGCCTTTGTACTTCTCGATCTTTCACACCCTATTCAACGGTTGAGAACGATGTGTTCTATGGTCGATGCCAATATACTCGTCACTTTTGAACAGACCAAGCACATCGGGGACAAGCTATCACTTGCTATCACAACCTTTGACCCAACGGCGTATCTTGAAGGACAAGACTTCAAATCTTTACCTCCAGCGATCTTTCCACACCCAGACTCTCCTGCTTGCGTTGTCTTTAGCTCTGGATCTACAGGTGTACCCAAGGGTATAGTACTTCCCCATGGTGCTATCGCCACGAGCGCGACTGTCATGCGAGAACACGGCAACCTCACCGCGAACAGTCGGGTCTTCCATTTTGCTTCATTCGCATTCGATATCAGTATCGGAGAGATCTTGTTTACTCTTGCAGCTGGTGCCTGCATTTGTGTGCCACAAGAGCAAGAACGAAGAGACAATCCCGCCAAGGCAGCAGGCGATCTCAAGGCCACATGGGCTCTGTTAACTCCTTCTGTCATCAACCTGTTCGATCCTACGGATGTACCAACTTTGGAGACTTAG